Part of the bacterium genome, AGTTCTGTACCCAGTATCAAGATAGGCAAGCTTAATTCTACAACCGGACGTTCGGCCATTGTAATGCCGGTAGAAATATTTGGTGGCGAGAGCGAACTTGATCAGTCGGCATTAAATATTGATATTAACCAAGACCGTGCTGTGGAGGTTTTGGATTTACAGCAATATTACGATGCTAATGGCAAGACCGTGGAATTTACTTTGGCTAATCTTGCTCATGGTGATCAATTAACTTTTCATGTTCTCAAAAACGGGGCTGAAGTAGCCGTATATGAAGGAGAAGTATCGGTAAGTAGTGATAGCCAAGCTACTCTTCAAGGTGGAGCCGCTGCAAATGTTAAAGGTGTATTTGTTGTGGATGAAGCAAATGATACTTGCACCACCGACGGGAATCCAGCAACGGATGATTTTGGTTTGGCTGATGCCACCGATCGCGATGATTTATGTTTAGAAGTTGATGATACCGGTAATTTTTCCTTTTTGGATTTGGATGATGACCATACCGAGGTGATTACCGAAATGAGCGGTAGCAGTTTTAAAATAAGGTATCAGGACTATATTAATGCGGGGATTAACTTTTTATGCTCGCTTACCTATAGTGCCGATGGAAAAAGTGTTACAGGCCAATGTAAATATGTGGATGGCAGTACCACTCATACCTGTAATTTGGCTTATACTAAGGTGGGCGATGATCCACAGGGTACTGTGATGATTGATGGGTTGCCACATAACTGTGATAATCCCGACAGCTTTTCGGATGTAAGAGCTATTCAATAGCAGGGTCTCGCGTTGCCCCCTTACTGTTCGTGTTTGCTTACTGGTTTCCGGAATTAATTTATTTATTTTTCATTTTTTGCTTTCCTCTTTTTTAGGAACACGCTAGGACACTATCTTTAAATTCTATGTCCAAGCCATCCATTGACCAATTAAACGATACCGCCCGCCGCTTAAGGATTAATATCCTTAAAATGGTGCATAAGGCCAAATGTGGGCACACCGGTGGCCCTCTTTCACTCATCGACATGATGGTGGGGCTTTATTTTTATAAAATGAGGGTGGATCCTAAAACTCCTAAAAACCCGAATCGTGACCGCTTTGTGATGTCTACCGGACACGCTTGCCCGGCTTTGTATGCCTGTCTCATCGAAAAGGGATTTATTCCCGAAGCCGAAATGTGGACTTTGCGTGGGTTAGGCTCTCCGCTTCAGGGGCATCCCAAGTACAAGTTAGAATATGGTATTGAAATGTCTACCGGGTCGCTTGGCCAGGGGATGAGTGTGGCAAACGGGATGGCCTTAGCAGGCAAGCTCGATAAAAAAGATTACCGTGTTT contains:
- a CDS encoding transketolase — encoded protein: MSKPSIDQLNDTARRLRINILKMVHKAKCGHTGGPLSLIDMMVGLYFYKMRVDPKTPKNPNRDRFVMSTGHACPALYACLIEKGFIPEAEMWTLRGLGSPLQGHPKYKLEYGIEMSTGSLGQGMSVANGMALAGKLDKKDYRVYSMESDGGAQEGMMWEGAMTAGYKGLDNRCAMLDYNGIQIDGFVKNVKDVHPLADKFKAFNWHVLEIDGHNMQQICDALDEAEATKGKPTMILGKTIMGKGVSIFENKPQYHGVAPSDDELAVALKELGA